The sequence below is a genomic window from Longimicrobium sp..
GCATGGGGATCGTGAAGCGTGCTCTCGGGTTCGTCAGCGGGCTGGGCTCCGGACGCGACGCGAACCTCCCCGCGAGCTGGCCTCCCGGCCACCAGCGCGACGAGGTGGAGCGCAGGCTGGCGTCGGAGGAGCGCTCCCTGTCGCGCCTGGACCTGACGGGGGCCGACCTCACGGGGCTGGACCTGGCCGGCGTGGACCTGAGCCACTCCAACCTGCGCGACGTGAAGCTGGCGGGGTGCAACCTGGCGGGCGCGAACCTCACCGAGTGCTGCCTCTGCAACACGGACTTCACCGGCGCCAACCTGCGCGAGGCCGTGCTGCGCGACGCCAGCGTCCTGCGCACCGGCGCCATGCGTCCCGTCGTGCTGGAGCGCGCGGACCTCAGCGGGGCGGACGCGCGCGGCATCGACCTGTCGCGCGCGCGGCTCGCGGGGGCGATCCTGGAGGGCGCGAACCTCACCGAAGCCTCGCTGCACAAGGCCGACCTGACCGGCGCGCGCATGGCGAACGCCACCCTCAGCGGCGCCAACCTCCGCCACGCGCAGATGCGGGACGCGGACCTGAGCGGCGCGACGCTGAATGCCGCGGACATGGCCGGCGTCCGCGCCCACGGCGTGCGCCTGACCGGCGCCCGCTGCCGCCGCGCCAACCTCGGCGATGCCGTCCTGGAAGCCGCAGACCTCACCGGCGCCGACCTCTCGGATGCGCACGTGGGCGGCGCGAACCTGCGCGGGAGCCGCCTCCGTGGCGCCACCCTGCGCGGCGCCGACCTGGACAGCGTCATCTTCGAAGCGGCCGAGCTGGACGGCGCGGACTTCTCCGGCGCCCACAACCACGTCGTCGAGGCGACTGCCCGCTAAGAACAGGGTTCCGCAACAGCTGGCCTCACGCGGAGACGCGGAGACGCAGAGAGAACTCCACCCCTCCTCTGCGTCTCCGCGTCTCCGCGTGAGCCAATCAGGATGTCAGATCACGCCTCG
It includes:
- a CDS encoding pentapeptide repeat-containing protein, translating into MGIVKRALGFVSGLGSGRDANLPASWPPGHQRDEVERRLASEERSLSRLDLTGADLTGLDLAGVDLSHSNLRDVKLAGCNLAGANLTECCLCNTDFTGANLREAVLRDASVLRTGAMRPVVLERADLSGADARGIDLSRARLAGAILEGANLTEASLHKADLTGARMANATLSGANLRHAQMRDADLSGATLNAADMAGVRAHGVRLTGARCRRANLGDAVLEAADLTGADLSDAHVGGANLRGSRLRGATLRGADLDSVIFEAAELDGADFSGAHNHVVEATAR